Proteins found in one Mycoplasmopsis gallopavonis genomic segment:
- the gap gene encoding type I glyceraldehyde-3-phosphate dehydrogenase, with protein MKKVAINGFGRIGRLFFRRLLEVKDNSVEVVAVNDLTDPKTLAHLLKFDTAFHQLPYEVEAKDGAIVVNGKEIKVFAERDPENLPWGELGIDLVVESTGFFTSKEGGEKHVKAGAKKVVISAPAGSDLKTVVYNVNHNILSKEDQVISAASCTTNCLAPVVKVLADKFGIVSGLMTTIHAYTGDQRLQDAPHRDLRRARAAAQNMIPTSTGAAKAIGLVVPEAAGKLDGLAVRVPTITGSVVDLTIMLEKQPTVEEINAAMKEAANETMKYETAPIVSSDIINANYGSIFDAGLTSVKAGSNGNLYKLFAWYDNEMSYVSQLVRTVIYFANL; from the coding sequence ATGAAAAAAGTTGCAATTAACGGTTTCGGAAGAATTGGTAGATTATTTTTCCGTAGATTATTAGAAGTTAAAGATAACTCTGTTGAAGTTGTTGCTGTTAACGACTTAACAGATCCAAAAACATTAGCTCACTTATTAAAATTCGATACAGCTTTCCACCAATTACCATATGAAGTTGAAGCTAAAGATGGTGCTATTGTTGTAAACGGAAAAGAAATTAAAGTATTTGCTGAAAGAGATCCAGAAAACCTTCCATGAGGTGAATTAGGAATCGACCTTGTTGTTGAATCAACAGGATTCTTCACAAGTAAAGAAGGTGGAGAAAAACACGTTAAAGCAGGTGCTAAAAAAGTTGTTATTTCAGCTCCAGCAGGAAGTGATTTAAAAACAGTTGTTTACAACGTAAACCACAACATTTTAAGCAAAGAAGATCAAGTAATCTCAGCTGCTTCATGTACAACAAACTGTTTAGCTCCAGTTGTTAAAGTATTAGCTGACAAATTTGGAATTGTTTCAGGTCTTATGACAACAATCCACGCTTACACAGGTGACCAAAGATTACAAGATGCTCCTCACCGTGATTTAAGAAGAGCAAGAGCTGCTGCTCAAAACATGATCCCTACATCAACAGGTGCTGCTAAAGCAATCGGTCTTGTAGTTCCAGAAGCTGCAGGAAAATTAGATGGTTTAGCTGTTCGTGTGCCTACAATCACAGGATCAGTTGTTGACTTAACAATTATGTTAGAAAAACAACCAACAGTTGAAGAAATTAATGCTGCAATGAAAGAAGCTGCAAACGAAACAATGAAATACGAAACAGCTCCAATCGTTTCTTCAGATATCATCAACGCAAACTACGGTTCAATTTTCGATGCTGGTTTAACATCAGTTAAAGCAGGTTCAAACGGAAACTTATACAAATTATTTGCATGATACGACAACGAAATGTCATACGTTTCACAACTTGTAAGAACTGTAATTTACTTTGCAAACTTATAA
- the fmt gene encoding methionyl-tRNA formyltransferase, translating into MKIVLAGTPNFSVPIFEEVIKNFNVVAIVSQPDRPANRGYKLEPTPTKLLAQKYNIPLFQPEKISMIYDELAQLDCDLLLTCAFGQFIPQKVLDLPKMGALNIHGSLLPKYRGAAPIQYSLLNGDQETGISLMYMTLKMDAGDVIKVAKLPILETDTSDTLFSKMSLLATENITKWLSDFQEGNFERIAQNESEVVLSPKLNKEDAYLETSLPKEVAFNKIRAFSSNPGAYIIIDNKRVKIFYASKEKRKTNSLEIKFSDGSLFAEDYQFESKKRVKL; encoded by the coding sequence ATGAAAATAGTTTTAGCAGGTACTCCTAACTTTTCCGTCCCAATCTTCGAAGAAGTTATTAAAAATTTCAACGTGGTCGCAATTGTCTCGCAACCAGATCGACCAGCAAATCGAGGTTATAAATTAGAACCCACTCCAACTAAATTGTTAGCACAAAAATACAATATCCCTCTTTTTCAGCCTGAGAAAATTTCAATGATTTACGATGAACTAGCTCAATTAGATTGTGACTTGCTCTTAACTTGTGCTTTTGGACAATTTATCCCTCAAAAAGTTTTAGATCTACCTAAAATGGGTGCATTAAATATCCACGGTTCACTTTTACCTAAATATCGTGGAGCTGCTCCTATTCAATATTCTCTTTTAAACGGAGATCAAGAAACCGGGATTTCTTTAATGTATATGACTTTAAAAATGGATGCCGGTGATGTAATTAAAGTTGCTAAATTACCTATTTTAGAAACCGATACAAGTGATACTTTATTTAGTAAAATGTCGCTTTTAGCTACCGAAAATATAACAAAATGATTATCTGATTTTCAAGAAGGTAACTTCGAAAGAATTGCTCAAAATGAAAGTGAGGTTGTTCTTAGTCCAAAATTAAATAAAGAAGATGCTTACTTGGAAACTAGTTTACCAAAAGAAGTTGCTTTTAATAAAATTCGTGCTTTTTCATCTAATCCAGGTGCTTACATAATTATTGATAATAAACGTGTAAAAATCTTTTATGCAAGCAAAGAAAAACGAAAAACTAACTCTTTAGAAATCAAATTTAGTGACGGCAGTCTTTTTGCTGAGGATTATCAATTTGAATCAAAAAAAAGAGTTAAATTATAA
- a CDS encoding P-loop NTPase family protein: protein MLKKSSEFMDFESWITSSREELILEIKNNQIFQKLNTKLNFSDQEIWNYFINIKEYIEGKTSKINKNKIWFLEISRNPRTNQLEFEYVLNKNDIANEFLLENNFELASISRPSEKEAFEDIKIEEAKHFELFEYRETWKKATNTRKKVKLDFNLGLIVEGELNSLRNKVLSSIAISFALKKYKVAYIDVNYLEDSLKATFNNTDNEMSQIIKRMSDVDVLLLTEIGFRTYNSWFIESVLIKVLENRLKNKKLTYIGSYYSLKDLDSIANTKDSRISKFAMRKLKEIINSLCNYKIWIGF, encoded by the coding sequence ATGTTAAAAAAATCAAGTGAATTCATGGATTTTGAAAGTTGAATTACTTCAAGTCGTGAAGAATTAATTTTAGAAATCAAAAATAATCAAATTTTCCAAAAACTCAATACTAAATTAAATTTTTCAGATCAGGAGATCTGAAATTATTTTATTAATATCAAAGAATATATTGAAGGTAAAACAAGTAAAATTAACAAAAATAAAATTTGATTTTTAGAAATTTCACGAAATCCAAGAACCAATCAACTTGAATTTGAATATGTTTTAAACAAAAATGATATAGCTAATGAATTTTTACTCGAAAATAATTTTGAACTAGCAAGTATTTCAAGACCAAGTGAAAAAGAAGCATTTGAAGATATAAAAATCGAAGAAGCTAAGCATTTTGAATTATTTGAATATCGTGAAACATGAAAAAAAGCCACAAATACAAGAAAAAAAGTAAAATTGGATTTTAATCTTGGATTAATTGTTGAAGGTGAACTTAATAGTTTGAGAAATAAAGTTTTAAGTTCAATTGCTATTTCTTTTGCATTAAAGAAATATAAAGTAGCTTATATTGATGTAAATTATCTTGAAGATAGCTTGAAAGCTACCTTCAATAATACTGATAATGAAATGAGTCAAATTATCAAAAGAATGTCGGATGTAGATGTTTTGCTTTTAACTGAAATTGGTTTTAGAACATACAATTCATGATTTATTGAATCTGTTTTAATTAAAGTATTAGAAAATCGTTTGAAAAATAAAAAATTAACCTACATTGGTTCTTATTATTCACTAAAAGATTTAGATTCAATAGCTAATACCAAAGATTCACGAATTTCCAAATTTGCAATGAGAAAATTAAAAGAAATTATCAATAGTCTTTGCAATTATAAAATTTGAATAGGATTTTAA
- a CDS encoding replication initiation and membrane attachment family protein has protein sequence MEKTNNLIYSYFHVDNSFRMSEDDFTNLINYYLPIIGPNAFTLYHSLNEISKDPSMKNNHYDFNTLTLSLNMSHEVLQQSRRILEAVGLMNTYSHNKKLRTVFSLQKPLDANGFKQNFLVSDLLKEKIGKTNFEAIIKRGLRKINVLSGQEIEDISTDFFDIFSEEEKNKVEQQRKEFFIQLGQIQRTPQEIAQAAKTDTTPMPLEVGNVIYSNEYQAILELSTIEFYRQIINQDPNHSAQMYIDEWQAQFKDDKTINLILFFAANKIKSKKTVRWLNFGNSLITELLAKNIHEFTQVENYLDGKFQATEEYRNLYDKKSFMKEIYLKKFRYKN, from the coding sequence ATGGAAAAAACAAATAATTTAATTTATTCTTATTTTCATGTCGATAATAGTTTCAGAATGTCTGAAGATGATTTTACTAACTTAATCAATTATTATCTTCCTATAATTGGGCCTAATGCTTTCACTTTATACCATAGTTTAAATGAAATTAGCAAAGACCCAAGTATGAAGAATAATCACTATGATTTTAATACTTTAACTTTATCTTTAAATATGAGTCACGAAGTGCTTCAACAAAGTAGAAGAATTCTGGAAGCAGTTGGACTAATGAATACTTATTCACACAACAAAAAATTAAGAACAGTTTTTAGTTTACAAAAACCTCTTGATGCTAATGGGTTTAAACAAAATTTCTTAGTATCTGATTTATTAAAAGAAAAAATTGGAAAAACCAATTTTGAAGCAATAATCAAACGTGGATTACGTAAAATTAATGTTCTTTCAGGACAAGAAATTGAAGACATTTCAACTGACTTTTTTGATATTTTCTCAGAAGAAGAAAAAAACAAAGTTGAACAACAAAGAAAAGAATTCTTTATTCAACTTGGACAAATTCAAAGAACACCACAAGAAATTGCACAAGCAGCTAAAACAGATACAACTCCAATGCCATTAGAAGTTGGAAATGTTATTTATAGCAATGAATATCAAGCAATTTTAGAATTAAGTACTATTGAATTTTATCGTCAAATTATTAATCAAGATCCAAATCATAGTGCTCAAATGTATATTGACGAATGACAAGCTCAATTTAAAGATGATAAAACAATTAATTTAATTTTATTTTTCGCAGCAAATAAAATTAAAAGTAAAAAAACTGTCCGTTGATTAAATTTTGGAAATTCTTTAATAACAGAGCTTTTAGCTAAAAATATTCACGAATTTACGCAAGTTGAAAATTATTTAGATGGAAAATTCCAGGCAACAGAAGAATATCGCAATCTTTATGATAAAAAATCATTTATGAAGGAAATTTATCTTAAAAAATTTAGATATAAAAATTAG
- a CDS encoding 5'-3' exonuclease — MNNKQEETLSLVIDGNYLMFQSFFATQKNYGGELLRSSKGVPTNAITTFISQLVKLVSFFKPSKLFIAFDAKEKTSRHLQYSEYKSGRSKAPEELFIQFDLIKQILGKLEIQFLQISGYEADDLIAAYCSKIPGLKLIFSRDKDLLQLVNNDVAVIEKNSVGYQLIDNHNFFEKFGFYPYQVVSFKGLKGDSSDNLPGVKGIGDIIAKKLLAKFDNFEGIYQNIESKEITEAIRKKLIAGKEEGYMSYNLAQLISDVPGFDANPLLYTLTINFPQAEELLDELELNTNKRLLKSLWQQL; from the coding sequence ATGAATAACAAACAAGAAGAAACTCTTAGTCTTGTCATAGACGGTAACTACTTAATGTTTCAAAGTTTTTTTGCTACTCAAAAAAACTATGGCGGAGAACTATTACGTAGTTCAAAAGGAGTTCCAACCAATGCAATTACAACCTTTATATCACAACTTGTGAAATTAGTTAGTTTTTTTAAACCAAGTAAACTTTTTATTGCTTTTGATGCCAAAGAAAAAACAAGCAGACATTTACAATACTCTGAATATAAAAGTGGTCGTTCAAAGGCTCCTGAAGAATTATTTATTCAATTTGATTTAATCAAACAAATTCTTGGTAAACTAGAAATTCAATTTCTACAAATCTCAGGCTATGAAGCTGATGATTTAATTGCGGCTTATTGCTCTAAAATACCAGGTCTAAAACTTATTTTTTCACGTGATAAAGATTTACTTCAACTTGTGAATAATGATGTTGCAGTCATTGAAAAAAATTCAGTTGGATATCAACTAATTGATAATCATAATTTCTTTGAAAAATTCGGTTTTTATCCTTATCAAGTTGTTAGTTTCAAAGGATTAAAAGGGGACTCCTCAGATAATCTCCCGGGTGTAAAAGGAATTGGTGATATAATCGCTAAAAAATTACTTGCAAAATTTGATAATTTTGAAGGAATTTATCAAAATATAGAATCAAAAGAAATTACGGAAGCTATTAGAAAAAAATTAATCGCAGGTAAAGAAGAAGGTTATATGTCATATAATCTTGCTCAATTAATTTCTGATGTTCCTGGTTTTGATGCAAATCCTTTGTTATACACTTTAACAATTAATTTTCCACAAGCAGAAGAACTACTTGATGAACTTGAATTAAACACAAATAAAAGATTATTAAAATCCCTTTGACAGCAACTTTAA